The following proteins are encoded in a genomic region of Arachis ipaensis cultivar K30076 chromosome B02, Araip1.1, whole genome shotgun sequence:
- the LOC110268881 gene encoding uncharacterized protein LOC110268881, translating to MYWRVSIDRLWFDEFAWRVYDDPVLQALCPHWFHEEEEWGTWLSAVPLVCFNIVRFHHVDWVKRQFNGEQSVPGIPVNLDRYLTTTGRGEDVWWPERLQQWYDGWRQKFEPDRSITVHHMFDTRPTSEYYDWWCVACRVRHLSGQEVLEDPKLVELPPDVQPTASQPRDDRTLPRGMPDRRRRARE from the exons ATGTACTGGAGGGTATCGATTGACCGGCTATGGTTTGATGAG TTTGCATGGAGAGTATACGATGACCCTGTGCTGCAGGCCCTGTGCCCGCACTGGTTCCATGAGGAGGAGGAGTGGGGTACATGGTTGTCGGCCGTTCCACTGGTGTGCTTCAACATTGTCCGGTTTCATCACGTTGATTGGGTGAAACGGCAGTTCAACGGGGAGCAGTCAGTGCCAGGCATTCCGGTGAACCTTGACAG GTATCTGACCACCACTGGACGTGGTGAGGACGTCTGGTGGCCGGAGCGACTCCAACAGTGGTACGACGGTTGGAGGCAGAAGTTCGAGCCCGATCGCAGCATTACCGTCCACCATATGTTTGACACTAGGCCTACCAGTGAGTACTACGATTGGTGGTGTGTGGCTTGCCGTGTGAGGCATCTATCGGGGCAGGAGGTTTTGGAGGACCCCAAGCTGGTAGAGTTGCCCCCCGACGTCCAGCCCACTGCCAGCCAGCCGAGAGACGATCGGACTCTTCCGAGGGGCATGCCAGATCGGAGGAGACGTGCGAGGGAGTGA